A stretch of the Argentina anserina chromosome 6, drPotAnse1.1, whole genome shotgun sequence genome encodes the following:
- the LOC126798448 gene encoding probable sphingolipid transporter spinster homolog 2, whose amino-acid sequence MANQPQPSKHPSWFTPKRLLVIFCVINLINYVDRGAIASNGVNGNLETCNNGKCTPASGIQGDFKLSNFKDGWLSSAFMVGLLVSSPIFASLAKSVNPFRLIGVGLSVWTLAVTGCGFSFNFWSIIICRMLVGVGEASFISLAAPFIDDNAPPPQKTAWLSIFYMCIPSGYALGYVYGGLVGTRLSWRAAFWGEAILMLPFVILGFVVKPLQMRGFKHKEDSEVDVSQVQDSGASETRVVATRIKKHLSRFLKDMKELLFDKVYIVNVLGYVAYTFVIGSYSYWGPKAGYNIYHMKNADMMFGGVTIVCGVLGTVAGGFALDYMTNTINNAFKLLATTTFIGAILCFGAFCLKSTYGFLALFAVGQLLVFAIQGPVNFVCLHCVKPSLRPLSMAISTVAIHIFGDVPSSPLVGVLQDHIKNWRSTALILTSIFIPAAVIWFIGIFLHSEDRYNDESENQKSTTEIEENKAQSIEPDAEPATYSTLV is encoded by the coding sequence ATGGCCAATCAACCCCAACCATCGAAGCACCCTTCTTGGTTCACCCCCAAGAGACTACTCGTCATATTCTGTGTGATCAACTTGATAAACTATGTCGACCGAGGAGCCATAGCAAGCAACGGCGTCAATGGAAACCTCGAAACTTGCAACAATGGTAAATGCACACCTGCTTCAGGCATACAAGGCGATTTCAAGTTGAGCAACTTTAAAGATGGGTGGTTATCATCAGCGTTCATGGTTGGACTTCTCGTATCTTCTCCAATATTTGCATCACTAGCAAAGAGTGTGAATCCGTTTCGGCTCATCGGAGTTGGATTGTCTGTCTGGACTTTGGCCGTAACTGGCTGTGGTTTCTCATTCAACTTCTGGTCCATCATCATCTGCCGCATGCTTGTTGGTGTAGGTGAGGCTTCATTCATTAGCCTCGCCGCGCCGTTCATCGATGACAATGCTCCACCTCCTCAGAAAACTGCATGGCTTTCGATATTCTACATGTGCATACCATCTGGATATGCACTTGGTTATGTTTATGGTGGATTGGTGGGAACTAGACTAAGTTGGCGGGCTGCGTTTTGGGGGGAGGCAATTCTGATGCTTCCCTTTGTGATTCTCGGGTTTGTTGTCAAGCCTTTGCAGATGAGAGGCTTTAAGCATAAGGAGGACTCAGAAGTTGATGTCTCTCAAGTTCAAGATTCAGGTGCTTCCGAGACAAGAGTTGTTGCAACGAGAATAAAGAAGCATCTTTCGAGGTTTTTGAAAGATATGAAGGAGCTTTTGTTCGACAAGGTGTACATTGTCAATGTTCTTGGTTATGTAGCTTACACCTTTGTGATTGGTTCTTACTCATATTGGGGGCCTAAGGCTGgttacaatatatatcatatgAAAAATGCAGATATGATGTTTGGAGGTGTTACGATTGTGTGCGGAGTACTTGGGACAGTGGCAGGAGGCTTTGCTCTGGATTATATGACCAACACTATCAACAATGCTTTTAAGCTTCTTGCAACCACAACGTTTATTGGGGCAATCTTATGCTTTGGTGCCTTTTGCTTGAAGAGCACGTATGGTTTCCTAGCTCTTTTCGCAGTTGGACAATTACTAGTCTTTGCAATTCAGGGTCCTGTAAATTTTGTTTGTCTGCATTGTGTTAAGCCTAGTTTAAGGCCACTATCTATGGCCATTTCTACTGTTGCAATACACATCTTTGGAGATGTGCCTTCCTCGCCTCTCGTTGGTGTACTCCAGGATCACATCAAGAATTGGAGGTCAACTGCTCTTATTCTAACATCTATTTTCATTCCGGCAGCTGTGATATGGTTTATCGGAATCTTTCTGCACAGCGAAGATAGGTACAACGACGAAAGTGAGAACCAGAAATCCACAactgagattgaagagaacaAGGCACAATCTATTGAACCAGATGCGGAACCTGCCACATATTCAACTCTTGTTTAG